One part of the Arabidopsis thaliana chromosome 1 sequence genome encodes these proteins:
- the NET1D gene encoding kinase interacting (KIP1-like) family protein: MTAVVNGNSKRYSWWWDSHISPKNSKWLQENLTDMDSKVKQMIKVIEEDADSFARRAEMYYKKRPELMKLVEEFYRAYRALAERYDHATGVIRHAQQTMAEAFPNQDPMMFGEESPLGSSTDGFDPQTPDSYPPIRAPVYPDDLRKGAFGISSSHLSTVKRNIAFMEDPQSVSSGKGFKTAKARKGLNFNNVDGKEINAKVLSESERASKAEAEIVALKDALSKVQAEKEASLAQFDQNLEKLSNLESEVSRAQEDSRVLIERATRAEAEVETLRESLSKVEVEKESSLLQYQQCLQNIADLEDRISLAQKEAGEVDERANRAEAETLALKQSLVSSETDKEAALVQYQQCLKTISNLEERLHKAEEDSRLTNQRAENAEGEVESLKQKVSKLIEENEAYELQYQQCLDTIADLKLKLFHAQEETQRLSREIEDGVAKLKFAEEKCVVLERSNQNLHSELDGLLEKLGNQSHELTEKQKELGRLWTCVQEENLRFMEAETAFQTLQQLHSQSQEELSTLALELQNRSQILKDMEARNNGLQEEVQEAKDQSKSLNELNLSSAASIKSLQEEVSKLRETIQKLEAEVELRVDQRNALQQEIYCLKEELSQIGKKHQSMVEQVELVGLHPESFGSSVKELQEENSKLKEIRERESIEKTALIEKLEMMEKLVQKNLLLENSISDLNAELETIRGKLKTLEEASMSLAEEKSGLHSEKDMLISRLQSATENSKKLSEENMVLENSLFNANVELEELKSKLKSLEESCHLLNDDKTTLTSERESLLSHIDTMRKRIEDLEKEHAELKVKVLELATERESSLQKIEELGVSLNAKDCEYASFVQFSESRMNGMESTIHHLQDENQCRVREYQVELDRAHDAHIEIIVLQKCLQDWLEKSSSLIAENQDIKEASKLLEKLVSELEEENIGKQVQIDSSINCIKILRTGIYQVLMKLEIIPGIGSGDENSRDQRNMHDILNRLEDMQTMLLSIRDENQHSAIENLVLIEFLRQLKSEAVGIETEKKILEEELESQCQQLSFSRDETQKLIFVNGELTTKVNQGVNREKVLMVEIEDFHRQVLQLRDDYTILQGDNNKTLDEKAYLTKSTLQLEEEKCKLEDDISLLLSETIYQSNLIILLEDVILEKLSGAMKLNEDLDRLSIVKCKLEEEVRELGDKLKSADIANFQLQVVLEKSNAELLSARSANVHLEHEIANVKVQKEKELLEAMLMISIMQNEKSELSKAVEGLECRYKEAKAIEEDRDKQVLRLRGDYDEQVKKNSHSNEANLKLEADLMNLLMELEEIKVEKENLNQELFTERNEIELWESQSATLFGELQISAVHETLLEGLTNELVEACKNLESRSTLKDREIEQLKGRVNNLEDANKGQNDLMCKYAQAIFLLKESIQSLEKHAMLHEFENGPATETASLVDNSDGFLEIQELHLRIKAIEEAITKKLAMEELKTSSARRSRRRNGSLRKQNHEIYSEETEMITKDIVLDQVSDCSSYGISTRDILKIEDDHSLEAKSQNPPKGKSLSEESLVVDKLEISDRFTDPNKDANKRKVLERLNSDLQKLSNLHVAVEDLKIKVETEEKDEKGKENEYETIKGQINEAEEALEKLLSINRKLVTKVQNGFERSDGSKSSMDLDENESSRRRRISEQARRGSEKIGRLQLEIQRLQFLLLKLEGDREDRAKAKISDSKTRILLRDYIYSGVRGERRKRIKKRFAFCGCVQPPPSP, from the exons ATGACTGCTGTTGTGAATGGTAACTCTAAACGCTATTCTTGGTGGTGGGATAGTCACATAAGCCCCAAGAACTCGAAATGGCTTCAGGAGAATCTTACAG ATATGGATAGTAAAGTCAAGCAAATGATCAAGGttattgaagaagatgctGACTCTTTTGCTAGGCGAGCGGAAATGTATTACAAGAAGCGGCCTGAGCTTATGAAACTGGTTGAGGAGTTTTATCGAGCATATCGTGCTTTGGCTGAAAGATACGATCATGCCACCGGTGTTATTCGTCATGCTCAGCAGACTATGGCTGAAGCCTTCCCAAACCAAGACCCTATGATGTTTGGTGAGGAGTCACCTCTCGGTTCTTCCACCGATGGTTTTGATCCACAAACGCCTGACAGTTATCCACCTATCCGAGCTCCTGTTTACCCAGATGATTTACGAAAAGGTGCTTTTGGGATTTCTTCCTCTCATTTGAGTACCGTTAAGCGCAATATAGCCTTCATGGAAGACCCTCAGTCTGTGAGTAGCGGGAAAGGTTTTAAAACTGCAAAGGCAAGGAAAGGACTGAATTTCAATAATGTTGatggaaaagaaataaatgcTAAGGTTCTTTCAGAATCTGAACGCGCAAGCAAAGCTGAGGCTGAAATTGTGGCTTTAAAAGATGCTCTTTCTAAAGTGCAGGCTGAAAAGGAAGCTAGCTTAGCTCAGTTTGATCAGAATTTGGAGAAACTGTCTAATTTGGAGTCTGAGGTATCTCGTGCACAAGAGGACTCTAGGGTGCTTATTGAACGAGCCACAAGAGCCGAAGCTGAGGTCGAAACGCTCAGAGAATCCCTCAGCAAAGTAGAGGTTGAAAAGGAGTCCAGCCTTCTTCAGTATCAGCAATGTCTGCAAAACATAGCTGATTTGGAGGATCGCATTTCTCTAGCCCAGAAGGAGGCTGGAGAAGTAGATGAGCGAGCCAACAGAGCCGAAGCTGAAACTCTAGCACTGAAGCAAAGCCTTGTTAGTTCCGAAACTGACAAGGAAGCTGCTCTTGTTCAATATCAACAATGCTTGAAAACCATATCTAACCTGGAAGAGAGGTTGCACAAGGCTGAGGAAGATTCAAGGTTAACCAATCAGCGGGCAGAAAATGCTGAGGGTGAAGTTGAAAGCTTGAAGCAAAAGGTTTCCAAATTAATTGAAGAGAATGAAGCTTACGAACTCCAATACCAACAATGTCTGGACACAATTGCAGATTTAAAGCTCAAGCTGTTTCATGCtcaagaagaaactcaaaggCTCAGCCGTGAAATAGAGGATGGAGTTGCTAAGTTAAAATTTGCAGAGGAAAAATGTGTTGTGCTTGagagatcaaatcaaaatcttcaCTCTGAACTGGATGGTCTACTAGAGAAACTGGGGAATCAAAGTCATGAGCTCACGGAGAAACAGAAAGAGTTGGGAAGATTGTGGACTTGTgtacaagaagaaaacttgCGTTTTATGGAAGCTGAGACTGCCTTTCAAACCCTACAACAGTTACACTCTCAGTCTCAGGAGGAACTAAGCACTTTGGCATTGGAACTGCAAAACAGGTCTCAAATCCTGAAAGATATGGAAGCCCGTAACAATGGTTTACAGGAGGAAGTTCAGGAAGCCAAAGACCAGAGCAAAAGCCTCAATGAGCTCAATCTCTCCTCGGCTGCATCAATTAAAAGTTTGCAGGAGGAGGTCTCAAAATTACGAGAGACAATACAGAAACTTGAGGCAGAAGTTGAACTAAGAGTGGACCAAAGAAATGCTTTGCAGCAAGAAATATACTGTCTTAAAGAGGAATTAAGTCAGATAGGGAAGAAACACCAGTCCATGGTAGAACAGGTGGAATTGGTTGGTTTACATCCAGAAAGCTTTGGGTCTTCTGTCAAGGAGTTACAGGAGGAGAACTCAAAGCTAAAGGAAATCCGGGAAAGAGAAAGTATTGAAAAGACGGCCCTGATTGAGAAGTTAGAAATGATGGAAAAGCTTGTTCAGAAAAACCTTCTTCTGGAGAACTCCATATCAGATTTGAATGCTGAGCTGGAAACAATCAGAGGAAAGCTGAAAACATTGGAGGAAGCTTCTATGTCACTTGCTGAAGAGAAATCAGGCCTTCATTCTGAGAAGGACATGTTGATTTCCCGTCTGCAGAGTGCTACAGAAAACAGCAAGAAACTCTCTGAGGAAAACATGGTACTGGAGAATTCTCTTTTTAATGCCAATGTAGAACTTGAAGAACTCAAGTCGAAATTGAAAAGCCTAGAAGAATCATGCCACCTGCTGAATGATGACAAGACCACTTTAACTAGTGAAAGAGAAAGCCTACTCTCTCATATTGATACaatgagaaaaagaattgAAGATCTGGAGAAAGAACATGCAGAATTAAAAGTGAAAGTTTTGGAATTAGCGACTGAGAGGGAGTCTTCTCTTCAGAAAATTGAAGAGTTGGGAGTGTCTTTAAATGCCAAGGACTGTGAGTATGCTAGTTTTGTGCAATTTTCAGAGAGTCGGATGAATGGCATGGAATCAACGATCCATCACCTTCAAGATGAAAATCAATGCCGGGTGAGAGAATATCAAGTGGAACTGGATCGAGCTCATGATGCTCACATTGAGATTATTGTTCTGCAGAAATGTTTGCAGGACTGGCTTGAGAAGAGTTCCTCTTTGATTGCTGAGAATCAGGATATTAAAGAGGCTTCTAAACTGTTAGAGAAGCTAGTTTCTGAACTAGAAGAGGAAAATATTGGGAAACAAGTGCAGATTGACTCCTCGATTAACTGCATTAAAATACTGAGAACAGGGATCTACCAGGTATTGATGAAGCTTGAAATAATTCCAGGTATAGGTTCCGGTGATGAGAACTCGCGAGACCAGAGAAATATGCATGATATATTGAATAGACTTGAAGACATGCAAACTATGCTTTTGAGCATTCGGGATGAAAACCAGCACTCTGCCATAGAGAACCTCGTCCTTATTGAATTTCTTCGGCAACTTAAATCAGAAGCTGTAGGtattgaaacagagaagaaaatccTTGAGGAAGAACTTGAATCTCAGTGTCAGCAGCTCTCGTTTTCGCGGGATGAGACCCAGAAACTTATCTTCGTGAACGGAGAATTGACCACAAAAGTTAATCAAGGAGTCAACAGAGAAAAGGTTTTGATGGTGGAAATTGAGGATTTTCACAGGCAGGTGTTGCAGTTACGAGATGACTACACCATTCTACAGGGAGATAATAACAAAACGTTGGATGAGAAAGCATACTTGACAAAGTCAACATTGCAgttggaggaggagaaatGTAAACTAGAAGATGATATCTCTTTGCTTCTGTCGGAGACTATATATCAAAGCAATCTCATCATTCTGTTGGAGGATGTCATCTTGGAAAAGCTTTCAGGAGCAATGAAACTAAACGAGGATCTAGACAGACTCAGTATTGTCAAGTGTAAGCTTGAGGAAGAGGTAAGAGAGCTTGGTGATAAGTTAAAATCTGCAGACATTGCGAACTTTCAGCTTCAAGTTGTGCTAGAGAAATCGAATGCCGAACTACTCTCTGCCAGATCAGCCAATGTTCATTTGGAACATGAAATAGCTAATGTGAAGGTTCAGAAGGAGAAAgagcttttagaagcaatgCTGATGATCTCCATCatgcaaaatgaaaaatctgaaTTATCTAAGGCAGTGGAGGGTTTAGAATGTAGATACAAGGAAGCTAAAGCGATAGAAGAGGATAGGGATAAGCAGGTCTTGAGACTCCGTGGAGATTACGATGAGCAGGTTAAGAAGAATAGTCATTCGAACGAAGCTAATCTGAAATTGGAAGCTGACTTGATGAACTTACTCATGGAACTCGAAGAAATCAAAGTGGAGAAGGAAAATCTGAACCAGGAGCTTTTTACAGAAAGGAATGAGATTGAACTATGGGAGTCTCAGTCTGCAACATTGTTTGGAGAGTTGCAGATTTCGGCTGTTCATGAAACATTGCTTGAAGGGTTGACCAATGAGCTGGTCGAAGCATGTAAGAACCTTGAAAGCAGAAGCACGTTAAAAGACAGGGAGATTGAGCAGCTTAAAGGAAGAGTGAACAACTTAGAAGATGCGAACAAAGGACAAAACGATCTTATGTGCAAATACGCCCAAGCTATTTTCCTGTTGAAGGAAAGCATACAATCTCTGGAAAAACATGCAATGCTTCACGAATTCGAGAATGGACCAGCCACA GAAACTGCTTCATTGGTGGATAACAGCGATGGCTTCTTAGAGATACAAGAATTGCATTTGAGAATTAAAGCTATTGAGGAGGCAATAACCAAAAAGCTTGCAATGGAAGAACTAAAAACTTCCTCTGCCCGAAGAAGCAGAAGGAGAAATGGAAGCCTCCGGAAACAGAACCATGAAATCTACTCCGAGGAAACCGAGATGATCACAAAAGATATCGTACTCGATCAGGTTTCTGATTGCTCATCATATGGGATAAGTACGAGAGACATTTTGAAGATAGAAGATGATCACAGTTTAGAGGCAAAGTCACAAAATCCTCCGAAAGGTAAATCCTTGTCTGAAGAGTCATTGGTTGTGGACAAACTAGAGATCTCCGATAGATTCACGGATCCAAACAAAGATGCAAACAAGAGGAAAGTTCTCGAGAGACTTAATTCAGATTTACAGAAGCTCTCAAATCTTCATGTCGCCgttgaagatttgaaaatCAAAGTGGAGACAGAGGAGAAAGAcgagaaaggaaaagaaaacgaGTACGAGACGATCAAGGGACAGATCAACGAAGCTGAAGAAGCATTAGAGAAACTGTTAAGCATCAACAGGAAACTGGTGACGAAAGTTCAAAATGGATTTGAAAGATCAGATGGAAGCAAATCATCAATGGATCTTGATGAGAATGAGAGTAGCAGAAGGAGGAGGATATCAGAACAGGCGAGAAGAGGATCAGAGAAGATTGGTAGGTTACAGTTGGAGATACAGAGATTACAGTTTCTGTTACTGAAACTGGAAGGAGATAGAGAGGATCGAGCAAAAGCAAAGATATCGGATAGCAAAACGAGGATTCTTCTTCGGGATTATATCTATAGCGGAGTGAGAGGTGAGCGACGAAAGAGGATTAAAAAGCGGTTTGCGTTTTGTGGGTGCGTGCAACCGCCTCCATCTCCTTGA
- a CDS encoding Bax inhibitor-1 family protein (Bax inhibitor-1 family protein; FUNCTIONS IN: glutamate binding; INVOLVED IN: biological_process unknown; LOCATED IN: cellular_component unknown; EXPRESSED IN: 24 plant structures; EXPRESSED DURING: 15 growth stages; CONTAINS InterPro DOMAIN/s: Inhibitor of apoptosis-promoting Bax1 related (InterPro:IPR006214); BEST Arabidopsis thaliana protein match is: Bax inhibitor-1 family protein (TAIR:AT4G02690.1).), whose translation MYKWNLPYRKDDVETGREGGERSLYPTMLESPELRWGFIRKVYSIIAFQLLATIAVASTVVFVRPIAVFFATTSAGLALWIVLIITPLIVMCPLYYYHQKHPVNYLLLGIFTVALAFAVGLTCAFTSGKVILEAAILTTVVVLSLTVYTFWAAKKGYDFNFLGPFLFGALIVLMVFALIQIFFPLGRISVMIYGCLAAIIFCGYIVYDTDNLIKRYSYDEYIWAAVSLYLDIINLFLALLTIFRAAE comes from the exons ATGTATAAGTGGAATCTTCCTTACCGAAAAGATGACGTGGAGACCGGCCGTGAAGGCGGTGAGAGATCTCTGTATCCGACTATGCTTGAGAGCCCCGAACTCCGATGGGGTTTCATCAGAAAGGTATATTCCATAATCGCATTCCAGCTTTTAGCAACCATCGCCGTCGCCTCCACGGTGGTTTTTGTCCGTCCGATCGCCGTGTTCTTCGCCACTACTAGTGCCGGTCTCGCTCTCTGGATTGTCTTAATCATCACGCCTCTTATAG TAATGTGTCCTTTGTACTATTACCACCAGAAACATCCAGTGAATTATTTGCTTCTAGGGATTTTCACGGTAGCTTTGGCTTTCGCCGTCGGATTAACATGTGCTTTCACCAGCG GGAAAGTGATTCTTGAGGCAGCGATTTTGACAACAGTAGTGGTGCTTTCCTTAACCGTCTACACCTTTTGGGCAGCAAAGAAAGGATATGACTTTAACTTCCTCGGTCCATTCTTGTTTGGTGCTCTCATCGTTCTCATGGTCTTTGCCCTTATTCAG attttcTTCCCGTTGGGACGGATCTCAGTGATGATCTATGGATGTTTGGCTGCGATAATATTCTGCGGGTACATAGTTTACGATACAGACAATCTCATCAAACGTTACAGCTACGATGAGTATATTTGGGCAGCAGTTTCGCTCTACTTAGATATTATCAACCTCTTCTTGGCTCTCCTTACCATTTTCAGAGCTGCCGAGTGA